One segment of Streptomyces sp. NA02950 DNA contains the following:
- a CDS encoding pyruvate dehydrogenase, producing MTTKTSARTPGAEVSDTLAAQDALLHEVERRVLWLATAIIDHANRVRPNPTGLKVGGHQASSASMTTIMTALWFDRLRAGDRVSVKPHASPVLHAINYLLGELDERYLTTLREFGGLQSYPSRSKDPDPVDYSTGSVGIGATAPIWGALARRYTDSVAGGAGTGRQYSLVGDAELDEGACWEAILDPMVGELGEICWIVDVNRQSLDRVVPNIGAIRLQGMFEAAGWQVLTVKYGRLLRELFARPGGDALRRRIEEMTNPEYQRLLRCTPEQLRTRLPGEGPDAAVLRRLMAPLDDATLHSAIRNLGGHDLRALDEALGAIDDTRPTVIFAYTVKGNGLATEGHPQNHSSLLSAEQMAELGRRVGMSLHDPWQRFAPDSAAGQLCNRVAARLRREPVTLTPVPELPVDIGRTPSGKATTQAALGRALLDLTRAAPEAARRVVTLCPDVSSSTNLGGWVNKVGVWSAADDRRDWFEDDPETILHWRERPTGQHLELGIAEGNLVGLLAELGATWSRWGQPLLPIGVLYDPFVERALEPWSFGIYSGGQSILVGTPSGVTLAPEGGAHQSVTTPSVGLEQPGCITYEPAFAIDVEWTLLASLARLGRPDGTSAYLRLSTRPVDQGLAAVPGDPAARERRRRQAVAGAYPLVRSAGRPAVTIAAMGAVVPEALLAAERLEAQGVPADVVCVTSPGLLFDAVQARSGRGEGDSWILDAAFPAHRSAPLVTVLDGHPHTLAFLSGINQVRATHLGVTRFGQSGDLESVYRSHGLDADSIVGAALDVS from the coding sequence ATGACCACGAAGACCAGCGCGAGAACCCCCGGGGCCGAGGTCTCCGACACGCTCGCGGCGCAGGACGCGCTGCTGCACGAGGTGGAGCGGCGGGTGCTCTGGCTGGCCACCGCGATCATCGATCACGCCAACCGGGTGCGGCCCAACCCCACCGGGCTGAAGGTGGGCGGGCACCAGGCGTCGTCCGCCTCGATGACGACGATCATGACGGCGCTGTGGTTCGACCGGCTGCGCGCGGGCGACCGGGTGTCGGTGAAGCCGCATGCCTCTCCGGTGCTGCATGCGATCAACTACCTGCTCGGGGAGCTGGACGAGCGGTATCTGACCACGCTGCGGGAGTTCGGCGGACTGCAGAGCTATCCGTCGCGGTCGAAGGACCCCGATCCGGTCGACTACTCCACCGGTTCGGTGGGCATCGGCGCCACCGCGCCGATCTGGGGTGCGCTGGCCCGCCGTTACACCGACTCCGTGGCGGGCGGCGCGGGGACCGGACGGCAGTACTCGCTGGTCGGGGACGCGGAGCTGGACGAGGGCGCCTGCTGGGAGGCGATCCTCGACCCGATGGTCGGCGAGCTGGGCGAGATCTGCTGGATCGTCGATGTGAACCGGCAGTCGCTGGACCGGGTGGTGCCCAACATCGGCGCCATCCGGTTGCAGGGCATGTTCGAGGCCGCGGGCTGGCAGGTGCTCACCGTCAAGTACGGCCGGCTGCTGCGGGAGCTGTTCGCCCGGCCCGGCGGGGACGCCCTGCGGCGGCGGATCGAGGAGATGACCAACCCCGAGTACCAGCGGCTGCTGCGCTGCACCCCGGAGCAGCTGCGCACCCGGCTGCCAGGCGAGGGCCCGGACGCCGCGGTCCTGCGCCGGCTGATGGCGCCGCTGGACGACGCCACCCTGCACTCCGCCATCCGCAACCTCGGCGGACACGATCTGCGCGCGCTCGACGAGGCGCTGGGTGCCATCGACGACACCCGGCCCACCGTGATCTTCGCGTACACGGTGAAGGGGAACGGCCTGGCCACCGAGGGCCATCCGCAGAACCACTCCTCTCTGCTGTCGGCCGAGCAGATGGCCGAGCTGGGGCGGCGGGTGGGCATGTCGCTCCACGACCCGTGGCAGCGGTTCGCCCCGGACTCGGCGGCGGGGCAGCTGTGTAACCGGGTGGCCGCCCGGCTGCGGCGTGAACCGGTCACCCTCACCCCCGTCCCGGAACTGCCCGTGGACATCGGCCGTACCCCTTCGGGGAAGGCCACCACCCAGGCCGCGCTCGGCCGCGCCCTGCTCGACCTGACCCGGGCGGCCCCGGAGGCCGCGCGCCGCGTGGTGACGCTCTGCCCCGACGTCAGTTCCTCCACCAACCTCGGCGGCTGGGTCAACAAGGTCGGGGTGTGGTCGGCGGCCGACGACCGCCGCGACTGGTTCGAGGACGACCCCGAGACCATCCTGCACTGGCGCGAGCGGCCCACCGGCCAGCACCTCGAACTCGGCATCGCCGAAGGCAACCTGGTGGGGCTGCTCGCCGAGCTGGGCGCCACCTGGAGCCGCTGGGGCCAGCCGCTGCTGCCCATCGGGGTGCTCTACGACCCCTTCGTCGAACGGGCCCTGGAGCCCTGGTCGTTCGGGATCTACTCGGGTGGGCAGTCGATCCTGGTCGGTACGCCCTCCGGGGTCACCCTGGCCCCCGAGGGCGGGGCGCACCAGTCGGTCACCACCCCCTCGGTCGGGCTGGAACAGCCCGGCTGCATCACCTACGAGCCCGCCTTCGCGATCGACGTGGAGTGGACGCTGCTGGCCTCGCTGGCCCGGCTCGGGCGGCCCGACGGCACCTCCGCCTATCTGCGGCTCTCCACCCGCCCGGTGGACCAGGGCCTCGCCGCCGTGCCCGGCGACCCGGCGGCCCGTGAGCGCCGCCGCCGTCAGGCCGTCGCCGGGGCGTATCCGCTGGTGCGCTCCGCCGGGCGGCCCGCGGTCACGATCGCCGCGATGGGTGCGGTGGTGCCCGAGGCGCTGCTGGCGGCCGAGCGGCTGGAGGCCCAGGGCGTCCCCGCGGACGTCGTCTGTGTGACCAGCCCCGGGCTGCTCTTCGACGCCGTGCAGGCACGTTCCGGCCGGGGCGAGGGCGACAGCTGGATCCTGGACGCGGCGTTCCCCGCGCACCGGTCGGCGCCCCTGGTCACCGTCCTCGACGGCCATCCGCACACGCTGGCGTTCCTCAGCGGCATCAACCAGGTGCGCGCCACCCACCTCGGAGTGACCCGGTTCGGGCAGTCCGGCGATCTGGAGTCGGTGTACCGCTCCCACGGTCTGGACGCCGACAGCATCGTCGGCGCCGCGCTCGACGTGTCCTGA
- a CDS encoding DUF4032 domain-containing protein codes for MELQITATSPEHPASLLDLPWNIPLEQWPDEHLVSLPRGISRHVVRFARAGGEVVAVKEVGEWAAVREYGLLRDLDRLTIPAVDALAVVTGRTGEGGEPLEPVLVTRHLVGSLPYRSMFETTVRPSTMKRLLDALAVLLVRLHLAGFAWGDCSLSNTLFRRDAGAYAAYLVDAETGQLQPRLTTGQREYDVEVARVNIAGELMDLEASGSLHPSVDPVLFGQAIAERYGELWHELTRQSVYPLAKRHYIDRRVRRLNDLGFDVAEMQIERSPDGDTVTFVPKVVDAGHHQRQLLRLTGLDAEENQARSLLNDLETWMASQDDYAPGDPLGARPEVLAHRWVRDVFRPTVRAVPRELRGATDTAQIYYELLEHRWLLSERARHDVGLEATVEDYTRTVLARRPHG; via the coding sequence ATGGAGCTGCAGATCACCGCCACCTCGCCCGAGCACCCGGCATCCCTCCTCGATCTGCCGTGGAACATCCCGCTGGAGCAGTGGCCGGACGAGCATCTGGTCTCGCTGCCCCGCGGTATCTCCCGCCATGTCGTCCGGTTCGCCCGCGCGGGCGGAGAAGTGGTGGCGGTCAAGGAGGTCGGCGAGTGGGCGGCGGTCCGCGAGTACGGGCTGCTGCGGGACCTGGACCGGCTCACCATCCCCGCGGTGGACGCGCTCGCGGTGGTCACCGGGCGCACCGGCGAAGGCGGTGAGCCACTGGAACCGGTGCTGGTCACCCGGCATCTGGTGGGGTCGCTGCCGTACCGCTCGATGTTCGAGACGACGGTGCGGCCGAGCACCATGAAACGCCTGCTCGACGCGCTCGCCGTGCTGCTGGTCCGGCTGCACCTCGCGGGCTTCGCCTGGGGCGACTGCTCGCTGTCCAACACCCTCTTCCGACGGGACGCGGGCGCGTACGCCGCGTATCTGGTGGACGCCGAGACCGGGCAGCTCCAGCCACGGCTGACCACCGGACAGCGGGAGTACGACGTCGAGGTGGCCCGGGTGAACATCGCGGGGGAGCTGATGGACCTGGAGGCCAGCGGTTCACTGCACCCCTCGGTCGACCCCGTGCTCTTCGGCCAGGCCATCGCCGAGCGGTACGGCGAGCTGTGGCACGAGCTGACCCGGCAGTCGGTCTATCCGCTGGCCAAGCGCCACTACATCGACCGGCGGGTGCGGCGCCTGAACGACCTGGGCTTCGACGTGGCCGAGATGCAGATCGAGCGCTCGCCCGACGGAGACACGGTCACCTTTGTGCCCAAGGTCGTCGACGCGGGCCACCACCAGCGCCAGCTGCTGCGGCTGACCGGTCTGGACGCGGAGGAGAACCAGGCCCGCAGCCTGCTGAACGACCTGGAGACCTGGATGGCCAGCCAGGACGACTACGCGCCCGGCGATCCGCTGGGCGCACGGCCGGAGGTGCTGGCCCACCGCTGGGTCCGTGATGTCTTCCGGCCGACCGTACGCGCCGTTCCCCGGGAACTGCGCGGCGCGACCGACACCGCGCAGATCTACTACGAACTGCTGGAACACCGCTGGCTGCTGTCCGAGCGGGCCCGCCATGACGTGGGCCTGGAAGCCACCGTCGAGGACTACACCCGGACCGTCCTGGCCAGACGCCCGCACGGCTGA
- a CDS encoding RimK family alpha-L-glutamate ligase — protein sequence MRLCFLVEERYRHDGMPREVIHRLAAWGHQVDVIRPGTSLTRISDAVRVGSHDAWVLKTVSGGPGLTLLEAAAAVGLTTVNDARSIRGVRDKALAAAIGHSHGLPVPPTWTAARAETLAEIPESAYPLVVKPADGSSGRAVRLVSSPRRLAALSPELAAEGVLIAQPYVPNPGLDLKVYCVGGELYATECPSPLGPHRGAGGRRVALSAEVAALAAEVGAVYGLDLYGVDVLLGPDGPVVVDVNDFPSFREVPDAVARVARAVLDLARGDGARAPVQGAMAVEAVAPVGASAPVPATAVSGG from the coding sequence ATGAGACTCTGCTTTCTGGTGGAGGAGCGCTATCGCCACGACGGGATGCCCCGCGAGGTGATCCACCGGCTCGCCGCCTGGGGGCATCAGGTCGATGTGATCCGCCCGGGCACCTCCCTGACGCGGATCTCGGACGCGGTACGGGTGGGCAGTCATGACGCCTGGGTGCTCAAAACCGTCTCCGGCGGCCCCGGCCTGACACTGCTGGAGGCCGCGGCGGCGGTCGGGCTCACCACCGTCAACGACGCACGCTCGATCCGCGGTGTGCGGGACAAGGCGCTGGCGGCGGCCATCGGACACAGCCACGGGCTGCCGGTGCCACCGACCTGGACGGCGGCCCGGGCGGAAACCCTGGCCGAGATACCGGAGTCGGCGTACCCGCTGGTGGTCAAGCCCGCGGACGGCAGTTCGGGACGGGCGGTGCGGCTGGTGTCCTCACCGCGGCGGCTGGCCGCGCTCAGCCCCGAACTGGCCGCGGAGGGCGTGCTCATCGCCCAGCCCTATGTGCCGAACCCGGGCCTCGACCTCAAGGTGTACTGCGTCGGCGGCGAGCTGTACGCGACCGAGTGCCCCTCACCGCTCGGCCCCCACCGGGGCGCAGGCGGGCGGCGGGTGGCGCTGTCCGCGGAGGTGGCCGCCCTCGCCGCCGAGGTCGGGGCGGTCTACGGCCTCGATCTGTACGGGGTCGATGTGCTGCTGGGGCCGGATGGACCGGTCGTCGTCGACGTGAACGACTTCCCCAGCTTCCGGGAGGTGCCGGACGCGGTGGCGCGGGTGGCGCGTGCGGTACTGGACTTGGCGCGCGGCGACGGCGCGCGGGCCCCGGTCCAGGGTGCGATGGCCGTCGAGGCCGTGGCGCCGGTGGGGGCTTCGGCGCCCGTGCCCGCGACAGCGGTGAGCGGCGGCTGA
- a CDS encoding RimK family alpha-L-glutamate ligase: MRIGLITSDPGHQLLADTTALLTPRHDVVALDPATCDPATPDALSRGSLADVYLLKARTPRALALARLLERRGAPVVNSAAATGLCQDRTAMAERARRAGLPFAATRTAAALGGLTAEGLDGPAVVKSRHSRRHDLVARADDTAALRALAADWPEEPVVVQDFIPNDGWDHKLWVIAGTVFAALRRSELAPGGRGPSLPLPLGDLPRGWPELVREVGSVFALEVYGVDVIDAGGGIPLIVDINAFPGVRGQVGAPRALAELALRTAARGAPDRRGGNSARGGRGAADTLPGFPKPLVGEGRAAP; the protein is encoded by the coding sequence ATGCGTATCGGCCTGATCACCTCCGACCCCGGCCATCAGCTTCTCGCGGACACCACGGCCCTGCTGACACCCCGCCACGACGTGGTGGCCCTGGACCCCGCCACCTGCGACCCCGCGACGCCGGACGCGCTCTCCCGCGGGTCGCTCGCCGATGTGTATCTGCTCAAGGCCAGAACGCCCAGGGCCCTGGCGCTCGCACGGCTTCTGGAGCGACGCGGTGCCCCGGTGGTGAACTCGGCCGCGGCCACCGGACTCTGCCAGGACCGGACGGCGATGGCCGAACGGGCCCGCCGGGCCGGGCTGCCGTTCGCCGCCACCCGTACGGCGGCGGCGCTCGGCGGGCTGACGGCGGAAGGGCTCGACGGCCCGGCCGTGGTCAAGAGCCGCCACAGCCGGCGGCACGATCTGGTGGCCCGGGCCGATGACACCGCGGCGCTGCGCGCCCTGGCCGCCGACTGGCCCGAAGAGCCCGTGGTGGTCCAGGACTTCATCCCGAACGACGGCTGGGACCACAAGCTCTGGGTGATCGCGGGCACGGTGTTCGCCGCGCTGCGCCGCTCGGAGCTGGCCCCCGGCGGCCGTGGACCCAGCCTGCCGCTGCCGCTCGGCGATCTGCCGCGGGGCTGGCCGGAGCTGGTGCGCGAGGTCGGCTCGGTCTTCGCGCTGGAGGTGTACGGCGTGGATGTCATCGACGCGGGCGGGGGCATCCCGCTGATCGTGGACATCAACGCGTTCCCGGGCGTACGCGGGCAGGTGGGCGCCCCGCGTGCGCTGGCGGAGCTGGCGCTGCGCACCGCCGCGCGAGGCGCACCCGACCGGCGCGGCGGCAACAGCGCGCGCGGAGGGCGCGGCGCTGCGGACACGCTCCCCGGCTTCCCGAAACCGCTGGTGGGCGAGGGGCGGGCCGCCCCGTAG
- a CDS encoding thioesterase II family protein, whose translation MTAQPTGTSLWIRQFHPAPDAATRLVCLPHAGGSASYFFPVSKALSPKVDVLAVQYPGRQDRRNEKCFDSIRDLADALVPELLPWTDKPLALFGHSMGATLGFEVALRLEQKGVVPVTLFASGRRAPSAHRDETVHQRDDEGLIAEVKSLSGTDSQLLGDDEILRMVLPAIRSDYKAAETYRYLPGPRLAAPIQAHVGTSDPKATVEEARAWSEHTTGDFALHTYPGGHFYLNSQASGVIASISEVLSSPPS comes from the coding sequence GTGACCGCACAGCCCACCGGCACCAGTCTGTGGATCAGGCAGTTCCATCCCGCACCGGACGCGGCGACGCGACTGGTGTGCCTGCCCCACGCCGGCGGTTCGGCCTCCTACTTCTTCCCCGTCTCCAAGGCCCTCTCCCCGAAGGTCGACGTCCTCGCCGTCCAGTACCCGGGCCGCCAGGACCGCCGGAACGAGAAGTGTTTCGACTCCATCCGCGACCTGGCCGACGCCCTGGTCCCGGAGCTGCTGCCATGGACGGACAAGCCCCTCGCGCTGTTCGGCCACAGCATGGGGGCGACGCTCGGCTTCGAGGTCGCGCTGCGTCTGGAGCAGAAGGGCGTGGTGCCGGTGACGCTGTTCGCCTCGGGGCGCCGCGCACCGTCCGCCCACCGCGACGAGACGGTGCACCAGCGGGACGACGAGGGCCTGATCGCCGAGGTGAAGTCGCTCAGCGGCACCGACTCCCAGCTCCTCGGCGACGACGAGATCCTGCGGATGGTGCTGCCCGCGATCCGCAGCGACTACAAGGCCGCCGAGACCTACCGCTATCTGCCGGGCCCGCGGCTGGCCGCCCCGATCCAGGCCCATGTGGGCACCAGCGACCCGAAGGCGACGGTCGAGGAAGCCCGTGCCTGGAGCGAGCACACCACGGGTGATTTCGCCCTGCACACCTACCCCGGCGGCCACTTCTATCTGAACAGCCAGGCGTCGGGCGTCATCGCGTCGATCTCCGAGGTGCTGTCCTCGCCGCCTTCCTGA
- a CDS encoding pseudouridine-5'-phosphate glycosidase: MTSPHPRLTLAEEVRDALRDGRPVVALESTIISHGMPYPQNVEMATEVEEIIRAQGAVPATIAVLHGRPRVGLGRDDLELLATSPEVGKVSVRDLAQVMARGGHGATTVASTMRLASLAGIKVFVTGGIGGVHRGAQTSFDISADLTELATTPVAVISAGVKSILDIGLTLETLETLGVPVLGYGTDDFPAFYSRVSGFPSPLRADSPEEIAAIMRAQWDLGLTAGLSIANPVPETDEIPAERIDGIIERALAEMTEAGVTGKDTTPYLLGRIVELTKGESLRTNIALVKNNARLGARIAISYAGAGADT; this comes from the coding sequence ATGACCAGCCCTCACCCCCGGCTCACCCTCGCCGAGGAGGTCCGGGACGCGCTGCGCGACGGCCGCCCCGTGGTCGCGCTGGAGTCCACGATCATCAGCCACGGGATGCCGTATCCGCAGAACGTGGAGATGGCCACCGAGGTCGAGGAGATCATCCGCGCCCAGGGCGCCGTCCCCGCCACCATCGCCGTGCTGCACGGCAGGCCCCGCGTCGGGCTGGGCCGGGACGACCTCGAACTGCTCGCCACCAGCCCCGAGGTGGGCAAGGTCAGTGTGCGCGACCTGGCCCAGGTGATGGCGCGCGGCGGCCACGGCGCGACCACCGTGGCGAGCACGATGCGGCTCGCGTCGCTCGCCGGTATCAAGGTGTTCGTCACCGGTGGCATCGGCGGAGTGCACCGCGGGGCGCAGACCTCCTTCGACATCAGCGCCGACCTCACCGAACTCGCCACCACACCGGTCGCGGTCATCAGCGCCGGGGTGAAGAGCATCCTCGACATCGGGCTGACGCTGGAGACCCTGGAGACCCTGGGGGTGCCCGTCCTCGGCTACGGCACGGACGACTTCCCCGCCTTCTACTCCCGGGTGAGCGGCTTCCCCTCCCCGCTGCGCGCCGACTCCCCCGAGGAGATCGCCGCCATCATGCGCGCCCAGTGGGACCTGGGCCTGACGGCGGGGCTGTCCATCGCCAACCCGGTGCCCGAGACCGACGAGATCCCCGCCGAGCGCATCGACGGCATCATCGAGCGGGCGCTCGCCGAGATGACGGAAGCGGGGGTCACCGGCAAGGACACCACCCCTTATCTACTCGGCCGGATCGTCGAGCTGACGAAGGGGGAGAGCCTGCGCACCAATATCGCCCTCGTCAAGAACAACGCGCGGCTGGGGGCGCGGATCGCCATCAGCTACGCCGGGGCGGGGGCGGACACCTAG
- a CDS encoding helix-turn-helix transcriptional regulator, with protein sequence MAVNPSGDFADLARRALRNAGYSMKAAARETHYDPAFLSRVLNRKQKPSPALARALDELTGTGGTLAGNLQQDERLSHVAAHPSRIDGAAVSALAGALAAQRHADDIVGPGPLIGAAEAQREALLPMLRDARGSHRDALCAVVSESAQFAGWLNIELGQYARADVLLNEAIALADDIADGSLVAQAYNLKGNIARQRGQHHAVHRNFVAAYVSESAKRQRVVNGAQAASALALLGRRSEAERMLSEIEALREKAVDETPPGTAYWLSPEWLSLPIGHVHHHLGRPQQAAECIRHGLDSLPPEHRNALWTREARAALEEAESA encoded by the coding sequence ATGGCAGTCAACCCCTCCGGCGACTTCGCGGACCTTGCCCGCCGTGCGCTTCGCAATGCCGGGTATTCGATGAAGGCTGCGGCGCGGGAAACTCACTATGATCCTGCGTTCCTGAGTCGCGTCCTCAACCGCAAACAGAAGCCTTCGCCTGCCCTTGCCCGCGCGTTGGACGAACTCACAGGCACAGGCGGCACACTGGCTGGCAACTTGCAACAGGATGAACGTCTGTCCCACGTTGCCGCGCACCCTTCCCGCATTGATGGTGCCGCCGTAAGTGCCCTGGCAGGCGCTCTAGCCGCTCAGCGGCACGCTGACGACATAGTCGGACCGGGGCCGCTAATTGGGGCAGCGGAAGCCCAGCGAGAAGCCTTGTTGCCCATGCTCCGTGACGCGCGCGGAAGTCACCGGGACGCATTGTGTGCTGTCGTGTCGGAGTCAGCGCAATTTGCGGGATGGCTGAACATCGAACTTGGCCAGTACGCACGCGCTGACGTGCTCCTGAACGAGGCAATCGCGCTGGCAGACGACATTGCCGACGGCTCACTTGTTGCACAGGCGTATAACCTGAAAGGGAACATCGCACGCCAGCGCGGACAACACCATGCAGTACACCGTAATTTCGTAGCGGCCTACGTCAGCGAGTCGGCAAAACGGCAGCGAGTTGTCAACGGGGCGCAGGCCGCTTCGGCGCTGGCGCTACTCGGCAGGCGTAGCGAAGCCGAACGGATGCTCAGCGAGATTGAGGCGCTTCGTGAGAAGGCGGTTGACGAGACTCCGCCCGGAACAGCCTATTGGTTGTCGCCTGAGTGGTTGTCACTTCCTATTGGTCACGTGCACCATCACCTTGGAAGACCGCAACAGGCGGCCGAATGCATCAGGCACGGCCTGGACAGCCTGCCGCCGGAGCACAGAAACGCGCTATGGACACGTGAGGCACGTGCCGCGCTGGAAGAAGCTGAGAGCGCTTAG
- a CDS encoding DUF6415 family natural product biosynthesis protein, with amino-acid sequence MDKITAEEITPGSPDEHLSVDIATIRSVAESARDLLRLGAPLPRYADLVTLAEGLRGMLRVLVQDLADRCPDEHSESVAPAVLEGLHHVRLPLGSGLQSAADATRNLADVTRNLCDHHEKVISA; translated from the coding sequence GTGGACAAGATTACGGCTGAGGAGATCACGCCGGGAAGTCCCGACGAACACCTGTCCGTGGACATCGCAACGATCCGGTCGGTTGCTGAGTCGGCCCGGGACCTGTTGCGCCTCGGCGCCCCGCTGCCCCGGTACGCAGACCTTGTCACTCTGGCCGAAGGCTTGCGCGGCATGCTCCGGGTCCTGGTGCAGGACCTTGCGGACCGGTGCCCGGACGAACACAGCGAGAGCGTTGCCCCTGCCGTCCTGGAAGGGCTGCACCACGTGCGCCTGCCGCTGGGCAGCGGACTCCAGAGCGCCGCGGACGCCACGCGGAATCTCGCTGACGTGACGCGCAACTTGTGCGACCACCACGAGAAGGTGATCAGCGCATGA
- a CDS encoding DUF397 domain-containing protein: MTDSPGFTFTRAAACRDKRVNNCPEIALNVPGTVAIRDSERPGVVVTMTADQWRTLATAVKAGEFDLSA, encoded by the coding sequence ATGACCGACAGTCCCGGCTTCACCTTCACCCGGGCGGCAGCTTGCCGCGACAAGCGCGTCAACAACTGTCCCGAAATCGCGCTCAACGTTCCCGGCACGGTGGCCATCCGTGACAGCGAGCGTCCCGGCGTAGTCGTGACCATGACCGCTGACCAGTGGCGCACCCTGGCTACTGCCGTCAAGGCCGGTGAGTTCGACCTGAGCGCGTAG
- a CDS encoding SDR family NAD(P)-dependent oxidoreductase: MPHLVGTTAVITGGSEGLGYAIADAFATEGADLVLIARDQDKLERARQTLSCHGTTVRTLSLDLADHGAASTAARRVLALTDRVDTLVNNAATAHFSPLAQTSADTFDTMLHLNVRVPFLLAQALLPALTTGRGSIVNITSYWADSGGTDRPSAAYSATRGAINAMTRALAGELGPSGVRVNGIAPGAVRTLAYEREHIVPMSDEQRTEHDRRTGDAYPLGRFGAPREVAAAAAFLASPQAAWTTGTIMNVDGGPAVR, from the coding sequence TTGCCCCATCTCGTCGGCACCACCGCAGTGATCACCGGCGGCAGCGAGGGCCTCGGCTACGCCATCGCCGACGCGTTCGCCACGGAGGGCGCCGACCTCGTGCTGATCGCCCGCGATCAGGACAAGCTGGAGCGGGCCCGGCAGACCCTGTCCTGCCACGGGACCACCGTCCGTACGCTCAGCCTCGATCTGGCCGACCACGGTGCCGCGAGCACCGCCGCACGGCGTGTGCTCGCGCTGACCGACCGGGTGGACACCCTCGTCAACAACGCGGCGACGGCGCACTTCAGCCCGCTCGCCCAGACCTCCGCCGACACCTTCGACACCATGCTCCACCTCAATGTACGGGTGCCGTTCCTGCTCGCCCAGGCGCTGCTCCCGGCGCTCACCACCGGGCGCGGCAGCATCGTCAACATCACCAGTTACTGGGCGGATTCGGGGGGCACCGACCGCCCGTCCGCGGCCTACTCCGCCACCCGCGGCGCGATCAACGCGATGACCCGGGCGCTCGCCGGCGAGCTGGGTCCGTCGGGAGTGCGGGTCAACGGCATCGCCCCGGGCGCGGTGCGCACCCTGGCGTACGAGCGCGAGCACATCGTCCCGATGAGCGACGAGCAGCGCACGGAGCACGACCGCCGCACCGGTGACGCCTATCCCCTCGGCCGGTTCGGGGCGCCGAGGGAGGTGGCCGCCGCGGCGGCCTTCCTCGCCTCCCCGCAGGCCGCATGGACCACCGGCACCATCATGAACGTGGACGGCGGGCCGGCGGTCCGCTGA
- a CDS encoding carbohydrate kinase — MMLTRREREILALLRRDPLAGPQAIADALGTTRAAVNVHLSNLGKKGAVLGRGYILRQENAVVVIGGANVDVKVRSLAPVAYHTSNPGRSHTSPGGVARNIAENLARLGTPTHLIAAVGQDAAGERLLSETRATGVRVDHVHRSTHPTGTYTAVLDADGDLVVAIADMAATDGLSPGHLHHARELIGHASMLVLDGNLSPQVLSYALDIASATGVQTLVDPVSVPKAALLAPLFSGERPVFAVTPNLAELGALTGHPVGGDDRELLAAVATLHERGVQQVWVRLGERGSLLSTTGAGHTFLEAPEAEVHDVTGAGDAMLGAFVHALLTGAEPAGAARFGHAAAALTVATTATVRPDLTPRLIEDALNAPLRRTP; from the coding sequence ATGATGCTGACGCGCCGGGAGCGCGAAATCCTCGCGTTGCTGCGACGGGATCCGCTGGCCGGACCCCAGGCCATCGCCGACGCCCTCGGGACCACCCGGGCGGCGGTCAACGTCCATCTGTCGAACCTGGGCAAGAAGGGCGCCGTCCTGGGCCGCGGCTACATCCTGCGCCAGGAGAACGCGGTGGTGGTCATCGGCGGCGCCAACGTGGACGTCAAGGTGCGCAGCCTCGCCCCGGTCGCGTACCACACCAGCAACCCCGGCCGGTCCCACACCAGCCCCGGCGGGGTGGCCCGCAACATCGCCGAGAACCTGGCACGGCTGGGCACCCCCACCCATCTCATCGCCGCCGTCGGCCAGGACGCGGCGGGGGAGCGGCTGCTGAGCGAGACCCGGGCCACCGGGGTGCGGGTGGACCATGTGCACCGCAGCACCCATCCCACCGGCACCTACACGGCGGTGCTGGACGCCGACGGCGATCTGGTGGTGGCCATCGCCGACATGGCCGCGACCGACGGGCTGAGCCCGGGACACCTGCACCACGCACGGGAGCTCATCGGTCACGCGAGCATGCTGGTACTCGACGGCAATCTCTCCCCCCAGGTGCTGTCCTACGCGCTGGACATCGCGTCCGCCACCGGTGTCCAGACCCTGGTCGACCCGGTGAGCGTCCCCAAGGCGGCGCTGCTCGCCCCGCTGTTCTCCGGCGAGCGCCCGGTGTTCGCCGTCACCCCCAACCTGGCCGAGCTCGGCGCCCTGACCGGCCACCCGGTCGGCGGGGACGACCGTGAACTGCTCGCTGCCGTGGCCACCCTCCACGAGCGCGGCGTCCAGCAGGTGTGGGTACGGCTCGGGGAGCGCGGCAGCCTGCTCAGCACCACCGGCGCGGGCCACACCTTCCTCGAAGCGCCGGAGGCCGAGGTGCACGACGTCACCGGCGCCGGTGACGCCATGCTCGGCGCCTTCGTCCACGCCCTGCTCACCGGTGCCGAACCGGCCGGGGCCGCCCGCTTCGGCCACGCCGCGGCCGCGCTGACCGTGGCCACCACCGCCACCGTACGACCCGACCTGACCCCGCGTCTGATCGAGGACGCGCTGAACGCCCCCCTCCGGAGGACCCCATGA